The Candidatus Poribacteria bacterium genomic interval CGTCCGGGAGAGTTATTCAATGCCCTGTTTGGTATTTCGCCGAACAGGGCTTTTTATTTTACATCTACAGATTCTTAAGGGATTCAAAGGTTCGGTCATCGTCAATCTGAGAATGCTGTACTATCTGTTTAGTCGCCGAGACTCTCCTTTGCAACGGCAAGGCGAAGTGGAATACCGACCCTTCTCCCGGACTGCTGTCTACCCATATCCTACCACCGTGTTGAAGCAGAATGTGCTTGGCAATCGCAAGTCCTAGCCCTGTGCCACCCATCTCACGCGACCGTCCCTTATCCACCCGATAGAATCGCTCAAAGATTCGAGGGAGCGATTCAGCAGGGATACCAATTCCGGTATCCTTCACATGAACGATAACCTCAAAGTCGTTGGCTTCGGCAGAGATTGTGATAGTGCCATCCGCCGGCGTATACTTAATCGCGTTTTCAATTAGGTTTGCCATCACCTGTCCGATAAGCTGCTTGTCCGCAAACACAACCGGCAAATGGTTGGGCACACTCCACACAAATGTCAGATTAGCTTCCTCAAATACGGGTTCAAAGAGCGTTAAGATAGTCGTTTGGAATTCATCAATTTCACAAGGCTTTAGTTCAAGCTCAACCTCTCCAGACTCAAGGTGAGATAAATCCAGCAGATCCGATACTAGTTGCGAAAGCCGTGCAGACTGTTGTAAGATCTTTTCCACGAATCGCTCATTTGCGTTGGTGTCCTCTAAGGCACCATTGAGAAGCGTCTCCGCATACCCGTGAATTGAGGTCAACGGAACGCGCATCTCGTGAGCGACGTTGGCAACGAAGTCTGACCGAATTCGCTCCAATTTCCTCAACTGGCTTACGTCATGGAGACTGACCAGATACTCTCCCCCAACAGGAACGATGATAACTTCCGTCTCGCGCTCGGTTGGACCGACTAGCGTAATCTCTGCGAACCCCGCTTTCCCCGTATCTGTCACCTGCCATAAAAGACGTTTCAATGCCGGGTCCGAGATGATTTCAACCAGCGAAAGCGCCTGATAATGGACAGGGAAGTCTAATATCGTGATCGCCGCCGAATTCGCATACGTAATAGCAAACTGCGCATCAATTAACAGGACCCCCTCAACCATCTTCGATAGGATACTATCCCTCAGATTGCGCTCACGGGAAATTTCATGAATCTGTGTTTCAATCCGATTGGCCATCTGATTGAAATGATTCGATAATTCCCCAAGCTCACCCGATACAGCAACGGAGACGCGAGAGTTCAATTCACCAACCGCAAGCGATTTCGTGGCTTGAGTCAAATCCCGAATCGGTTTCGTTGTAACGTTGGTGGTAATAAGGCTAAACAAGATAGCAAAAACAAGACCTGCGCTGATTGCCAACAACAAAAGCCACCGGAGCCGACTGATAACCGTATCGATCTCCATCATGGGGAGCGCAACCCGACAGATGCCTATTATTTCGTCATCGCGCACCACCGGCAAGGCAAGATAGCGGAGCGTCGTCATCACAGTATCGCTATACCGGTCTATCGTACCAATTCTACCCGTCAAAGCTTCTTGTACTTCTGGTCGATTCCGGTGATTATCCATATCCCGCAAATGATGTCCATCCCGCTCTGTATCTCCCCACACAATCCCATCAACCCCAATGAACGTGAGACGAGCGCTGCTAGCGCTAGCGGTTCCTAGCCGATCCACGAAGCCGTCCACGACATCATAACTAAACGTGCTAGGTAGCTTTTCGACCAGAAATTCCCGGGTCAAATTCGCCTGCACCGTCAGTTCGTCTGTGATTCGCTCCCCCAAATTCTGCTTCAGCGAGTAATCCAAATACCCATACATCGCTAGCAAGATCACCAGCACTATTCCCATGTAATTCAGGATTAACTTGGTGTGGATGTTCATACTAACCCTTGGTAAAGTTTAGAAATTAAATTGAGTAATTGATAAAGACACAAAACCATCTACATTAACTAGGTTCTATGACATTTCATTGTAACTAGATAATTGAGAGGTGTGCACAGACACACGGTCCTTCGTAGGGGTTGGGTCTCCCAACCCGTTGGGTGAGGTAACCGCGCCCCTACGATAGCGGCTTATCGGCGAATTATGGACACTCCTCACATAAATGTCAACACGCCCTAGCTAGTCATCCGATTGTACTGAGAGATTAAAACGTCCTTGAGAAACCGAGTCATGTTTTGTAATAAACCCAACGGCGAGGCATCACCTGTTTAAAGATGGCACACTCTCATCAACATTGATAAAACGGTCTCTGCCAGCTACAGACCCTTCCATTCTCCGCGTCGGCACATACACAAGTTGGAAGCAGAGCAACTGGTTTTTGGCACTCCCTTCAGAGGGATAGAAATTGGCATGCCTATGCTTCTGGTGTTTGTTCTGTTGTGTCGGTTTATCAACTACACAATAGAACCATGTGTTGTAAACTCTATAGCAATCATGAGTATAGATTTCCGCCCATTAATCGAGAATTATCTGAAAATATGATTAACGATATAATCAAGGGAACCGTCTCACGAACCCTTATCAAGCTAGCACCATTGGTTATGGAGGACGCGTTTTCCAGAAAAAAGCAGGAGTGCGGACCCACACTCCTGCTTTTTTAGACACGCCTAGGCGTGTCTCTACATATAGTTGGTTTTTCAAAAAGTCATTTCTAAAAAGACTCTTAATTCTGCCCGCGCCTCTGTCACAACTAGAGATTCCAGCGATAGCGCACAGCATCTTTCCCTGCTTTGACACCAGGTCTCATAATCGGTCTGCAACGTATCCGGATGTTCTTTGCTGCGCATCAAAAATCCAGGATAGAAGGGACGCCCTGTCGGTTGATAGGCGTGGTTGTACCGCAGGTCAAAACTCCACCGCACCGTATCCGACTTGTTCGGTAGAGCGGCATGGAGGGTGTAGTTGTGGAACAGGATTAGACCACCTGCGGGCACGGGGAGAGGTAGGGGTTCAATCGGAGGACGTTCTTCTGCCGATACGGTCGGTGCATTCATGCAGAGACCGTCTTTATGGCTGCGCGGCATCACTTGCAAGCAGCCATTCTCCAGCGTCGCGTCCACAATGGGCACCCAGATGGTGAGCATAAAGTAGGGATCGGCATCGGGCCAGCATACACCAGCGTCTTGATGCCAATGGGTCGGTTTACTCTCGCCGCGGTGAGGGAGGACTGCCCGAATGTGCTGGATGGGATTGCACACAATCTCCGTCGAACCTGTCATTGATTCTGCTACATCCAGAACCTTAGGATTTTTCAGGAAGTTGAAGGTCGCTTCACCGCGTTCCTGCATGATGTCCAGATTAGCGGCAACCTCTGGGGCTTCCTCCGCTAGACACAGCACTCGCCGCGTGAACGGCTCGTCCGCATATAGCGAATTGACCTTTCCCTCGGCGTAGAGTTTCTGTGCACGTTTGTCAATAATATCGGAATACTCGTCAATGACTGGCTGCAAGTCCTCCTTGTCCAGCACGTCCTCCAACCGTAAGTAACCGTTCTCGTAGAAAAACGAAATCTGAGACTCCGCTAAACTCATGATGGTTATCTCCTTTTCGTTAGCTAGTTCATTCGAGTTTGATAGTCCTAGCGCTAGGACAATCGGTAAGAGTAGAACGTGAACCTTGCTCCTCTATTATTATACAACATATCCGTTAGGTCTCTCAACAAAAAAGAGAATAGCAGCGAGTTTCATGCAGGAATGTAGATTCATCCCCATGGATGAAGATAGATAGAAGATTCGCTTGAGCCATACCGGATCACAAGTCAGCGCCCGCCATGAGCGCAGCCGAAGTGTGAAGACATCTACTCTGTCAAGATCTCCACTTTCTGACAATTGAAGCAGGTATACGGAAGCTTTCCATTGATTTCCTGATAATCAGTGAACGCAAGCCAAAATGACTTACCATCCTTAGCAATCCACTTAGGGATAATCTGGGGTTGGTAAGCGCGTGCGGCAGAATCCCCCTCCGGCACCCAAGCAGTTTCCTCATACACTTGATTCCATGGTCCCCATGGCTGGGCAGCGATCCAAAAACCAAGGTAGCTAGGTTTTCCAAACCACCTTCCATCGCTGTCACAGCCCATACCCCAATTTGCCATCATATAAACCCCTAGCGGTGCGTTGTACACCACGCTTGGATGCCATGCGTACGGATGATGAAAGCCTTTATTCACCCAGCCAGATGGAAACGTGTGAACAACTCCTCTAGCATGAATATCATTGCTCCAATTGGCTGTCCCATCGGAGTTTCGCGAAACGAAGTACTCGTAGTCAGCCCGGGAAAGGATTCTGTCTTTGGGAACACGGAACATCACTAACTGATTCATGCTCTCTTCTTCGTTGCCATTGGGCGCATAAACGTAGATATAACCGTCCGTGTTATGCTCGTAATTCTTGCCCATCTGCAAAATTGTCAACAGCGAGAATGCATCCCCTGGCTCGCAATAGAACACCATACTTTCGCTATTCCGTTCTTCCCAGCCTTCCCATCTCAGCGGAGAACCATCATGGTTTTTCCAGCTTTGACCATTGTCAGGTGAGTAGATGAGTTTAGCTCCGATAAAACGAGACAAGAAGTTCGGTTGATCATGAGGTAGACGGTTTGCTGTTGTGAGAAAGTGATAGATGTATCCGTCAAGGGCGAGGATGCCGAAACCGTAAAATATATTGGGGTAGTTCAAATCGGGATACCCGGGCAGATGCTCAAAGGTATGGTTGGGTGCATTCCCGCGAATAGCAAAGACCCTAGTAATGTATCTCTTGCCGGTATTTCCCACTGCATCGGGCCAGCCTGTGCCATCAGTTAGGATAACATATTGCTTGTCGTTGTTAGCCCATGTCGTATGCCAGTTGTCACCGTTGCCAGATCGGTGCATGGTTCCTTTAAGCATCTTAATACCCGTGATGATTGTCATGGCTTTATCCTCCATTTGAGAACAGTGCTTTCCCGAAAGCCGAGCTTTGCCATATCAACTTGAGCGTATTCCAGGCTCATTTGAAACTTTGCTGATGGAAGAAACTCCAGCTAAAGTCCCGTTGCAGTTGTCACACACTGCGATAAATTGAGCGACACTAACTAGCAGCGACTTCAAGATAAACGTCAAACACATCATCAAAACTATACCTTAAACCACATCAGATGTGTCACAATTTTGGCTGGATGCGAATTTGTTTTTTTATGTCGTGGAATTACTTACGGAAAGAATTCATATATGGGCGTGTTGAGAACAATACTTAAGATGCTCCCGATGCTGCCAGTTATACAGTCTCCCAACGCCAGTCCTAAAAAGAACGGAATCGCCCGTCGATAAGCGTGGATACCACCATAACGCAGGATGATAAGTTTGGCTGCCCATGTGACGAGGACACAACTCCACAAGTTGTACATCCCCCAACTATTTGCCATCGCATAACCGAGCGGATGTAGAGGCCACCAGACAAAACGTGTTCTCAAAACCATCAACAAGCCTGCTATCCCAACTCCCCCACCCATGAAGGCGACAGCGATACCATCGGTCCCCTGCGGATAGGTTATCCAACCTTCTAATTGGCGAAAGATACCACGTCCAAAGCCCAATGTGCTCGGATCGTAGTGTCCAGATTCTGCGCCATGTCGGTAGTAGCTATCCAACAAAAGCCAAAAGGTCATCACCGATCCGATTAAGGCGGCAAGCAGAATAGCAGCCACCATATGACGGGGGTTGATGTTCCGCCTTTCTGCGATTTTGAAGGCTTCAAGTGGCTCTGGCATCGGATTTGCCCAATTGGTGCGAACAAGAAACATGTACAGTGACATGACGGTCAGTGTATTCTTACCAAGGCGACGGGTGCCACAACCGGCAATTATCATATTGTGGGGTTCGTTACCGAGCGGAGCCTAGTAATCATTATCCCTAAGAAAAGGTAAACTCCGAAAAAAACTAGAATCATCCACAAAGACATGCCGGCTTTGTAGGAAAAGATTGTCAAGAAGATCATGCCGAGGACCATACCTGCCACCGCTAGACGATATGGCATCGGTTCGCGGGAATCATCAAGTCGTGACGCGGATGCTCGTGCACTGAACAGATGACGCACCACTCCTGTGAAATGAGCTCTGCCTCTCCAGAGGAGGAAAACTAACACTCCGACATATATTCCGAAACCCCGCTCGCCGGCATAAGGGAAACGTGGGAGATTTCGCCAGCCCATTATGCTACCGAATATTAGTTCCAGCTTGTAAAATATGTAAAATACCCAGCACGAAAACAGGAGTTCGAGCGGCATGAGGAAGCTAATTCCGATGACAAAAGGATAGAAGGAGATCCGTGTCGGTCCTATCGCGTTCCAAGGACGATGGCTAAAGTACTGATGGATGTTCTGGCGTTTGATAGGGATATAGGGAACGGACGGGTAGAGCGAGTTTAGAATATTCACCGCCACAATCACCGAAACGATGCCAAAGCCAAGCCACATTAATTTGTTTTTGAAGAAACCAGACCTTGTATGAGTCATCTCTAGCGGAAGCTGAATGATTGGGTAAGTCAACCGTTCACGCTCCGTCCACTGAACTCGCAGCAGCGTGTTAATACATACCATCACAACTATCAAGACAAAGATGAACGAGACCCACGAAACAACTGGGATAAGCCATGTCTTCAAATGATGCTCGATGTAGAGGCTTGAATCCCCTTCATAGAACGCATTCAAAGTCTTTTCGTCTCGAATAGTGAGCCACTGGGGTAGTTGCTCCCAAAACAATTCACGCCATTCGTTTTCGGTCGTCGCAAACCGAAACGGATGCCCTATCATTGGAACCAAGATTTCCATTGTGTCGTACGAACAGAGACAGGAAATAACACACAACATGACATAAGTGGTGAGGACCTCCGCTTCAGAAAGACCGAGTTTCGGAGAGATCTTGCTCAAAAGGTATCGTATCAAAAGCAACCAAAAGAGTATAAAGATCACATTCGCCAGCGGATGGATGATTGTTGGGCAGGTATGCCGAACTACTTCAAGCTCGATAATCCAAAGTACATTGATTGGGGTGAGCGACAGCGTGATCAGGAAGGACTTAAGTGTTAAACCGCTTTTTTGGATGTCAGACATGTCTTTCAACCGTAGTCCTTATGATACGAGAGCCGGTGCGCCACGGACCTAAAGTGCCGTGTGCAGTAAAGTCAATCGAAACTAGCTTTCACCGGGTGCGGTAATCTACCTGACCCGGTCATCGGCAACTTTGAAAAACGTACTCACATATGGAATCATTTATGGAAAGAATTCATATATGGGTGTGTTGAGAACAATACTTAAGATGCTCCCGAGACTGCCAGTTATACAATCTCCCAACGCCAGTCCTAAAAAGAACGGAATCGCCCGTCGATAAGCGTGGATGCCACCATAACGTAGGATGATAAGTTTGGCTGCCCATGTGACAAGGAGACAACTCCACAGGTTATACATCCCCCAACTATTTGCCATCGCATAACCAAGCGGGTGTAGGGGCCACCAGATAAAGCGCGTT includes:
- a CDS encoding DUF4185 domain-containing protein, with product MTIITGIKMLKGTMHRSGNGDNWHTTWANNDKQYVILTDGTGWPDAVGNTGKRYITRVFAIRGNAPNHTFEHLPGYPDLNYPNIFYGFGILALDGYIYHFLTTANRLPHDQPNFLSRFIGAKLIYSPDNGQSWKNHDGSPLRWEGWEERNSESMVFYCEPGDAFSLLTILQMGKNYEHNTDGYIYVYAPNGNEEESMNQLVMFRVPKDRILSRADYEYFVSRNSDGTANWSNDIHARGVVHTFPSGWVNKGFHHPYAWHPSVVYNAPLGVYMMANWGMGCDSDGRWFGKPSYLGFWIAAQPWGPWNQVYEETAWVPEGDSAARAYQPQIIPKWIAKDGKSFWLAFTDYQEINGKLPYTCFNCQKVEILTE
- a CDS encoding phytanoyl-CoA dioxygenase family protein, with product MSLAESQISFFYENGYLRLEDVLDKEDLQPVIDEYSDIIDKRAQKLYAEGKVNSLYADEPFTRRVLCLAEEAPEVAANLDIMQERGEATFNFLKNPKVLDVAESMTGSTEIVCNPIQHIRAVLPHRGESKPTHWHQDAGVCWPDADPYFMLTIWVPIVDATLENGCLQVMPRSHKDGLCMNAPTVSAEERPPIEPLPLPVPAGGLILFHNYTLHAALPNKSDTVRWSFDLRYNHAYQPTGRPFYPGFLMRSKEHPDTLQTDYETWCQSRERCCALSLESLVVTEARAELRVFLEMTF
- a CDS encoding HAMP domain-containing protein is translated as MNIHTKLILNYMGIVLVILLAMYGYLDYSLKQNLGERITDELTVQANLTREFLVEKLPSTFSYDVVDGFVDRLGTASASSARLTFIGVDGIVWGDTERDGHHLRDMDNHRNRPEVQEALTGRIGTIDRYSDTVMTTLRYLALPVVRDDEIIGICRVALPMMEIDTVISRLRWLLLLAISAGLVFAILFSLITTNVTTKPIRDLTQATKSLAVGELNSRVSVAVSGELGELSNHFNQMANRIETQIHEISRERNLRDSILSKMVEGVLLIDAQFAITYANSAAITILDFPVHYQALSLVEIISDPALKRLLWQVTDTGKAGFAEITLVGPTERETEVIIVPVGGEYLVSLHDVSQLRKLERIRSDFVANVAHEMRVPLTSIHGYAETLLNGALEDTNANERFVEKILQQSARLSQLVSDLLDLSHLESGEVELELKPCEIDEFQTTILTLFEPVFEEANLTFVWSVPNHLPVVFADKQLIGQVMANLIENAIKYTPADGTITISAEANDFEVIVHVKDTGIGIPAESLPRIFERFYRVDKGRSREMGGTGLGLAIAKHILLQHGGRIWVDSSPGEGSVFHFALPLQRRVSATKQIVQHSQIDDDRTFESLKNL